One window of the Archaeoglobus sulfaticallidus PM70-1 genome contains the following:
- a CDS encoding methyltransferase RsmF C-terminal domain-like protein: MESEIGRKINEALKERWGVTLNLSFYERGKRRIYAYSCGNLGVRAVSKGLYFATIEKDGLRLSMEGSFIVGKVAKKNVVEVDEEKALRWMRGEAIEINQTDVSEGYVILKYGSYFIGCGKLRNGKIINFVPKDRRL, translated from the coding sequence ATGGAAAGCGAGATTGGTAGAAAAATTAACGAAGCACTGAAAGAGAGATGGGGTGTGACATTAAACCTGAGCTTCTACGAGAGGGGCAAGAGGAGGATCTATGCGTATTCATGCGGGAACCTTGGAGTTAGAGCGGTGTCAAAGGGACTGTACTTTGCAACAATTGAGAAAGATGGCCTAAGACTATCCATGGAAGGGTCTTTCATTGTTGGAAAAGTGGCGAAGAAAAATGTTGTTGAGGTTGATGAGGAGAAGGCACTAAGATGGATGAGGGGAGAAGCTATCGAGATTAACCAGACTGATGTCTCAGAGGGTTATGTCATTCTGAAGTATGGCTCCTATTTTATCGGCTGTGGAAAGCTCAGGAATGGAAAAATAATCAACTTCGTTCCCAAAGACAGAAGGCTGTAG
- a CDS encoding NOL1/NOP2/sun family putative RNA methylase, whose translation MVQDNVFKLNPEFFERYSLIDSSDEFIDYMLKPLRKSIRVNTLKADVDVVVNNLKRNFRLERVPWCREGFFVEGEIEGEMEITKTMEHQLGLIFSQEASSMIPPVVLDVRQGMMVLDMAASPGGKTTQIASYMENTGCIIANDVKFSRVNILISNIQKCGVTNAIVTMMDGRAFGRFENTFDRVLLDAPCSNVGMIRKNFKYLKIWKQRDVIALSRLQKQLIRSAYKALKEGGVLVYSTCTLDPEENEAVIDSLLKTTSARVEKIDLPVKRTRCFREFDGVEFDDSVKHCLRIHPQDNDTEGFFVAKIVKEG comes from the coding sequence ATGGTTCAGGATAATGTATTCAAATTGAATCCGGAGTTTTTTGAAAGATACTCCCTCATAGATTCATCCGATGAGTTTATCGATTACATGCTAAAGCCCCTGAGAAAGAGCATCAGGGTCAACACCTTAAAGGCTGATGTTGATGTGGTAGTAAATAACCTGAAAAGGAACTTCAGGCTTGAACGGGTTCCTTGGTGCAGAGAAGGCTTTTTCGTTGAAGGTGAGATTGAAGGTGAGATGGAAATAACGAAGACAATGGAACATCAGCTCGGCCTAATATTCTCACAGGAAGCAAGTTCCATGATCCCTCCAGTGGTTCTCGATGTCAGGCAGGGAATGATGGTTCTGGATATGGCAGCCTCTCCGGGAGGGAAGACAACGCAGATAGCGAGCTACATGGAAAATACCGGTTGTATTATAGCCAACGATGTCAAGTTCTCAAGGGTCAACATCCTGATCTCCAACATCCAGAAGTGCGGTGTGACTAATGCGATCGTTACGATGATGGATGGCAGGGCTTTTGGTAGGTTTGAGAACACATTTGATCGAGTTTTGCTTGATGCACCGTGCAGTAATGTCGGGATGATCAGAAAGAACTTTAAGTATCTCAAGATCTGGAAACAGAGGGATGTTATCGCTTTATCAAGACTTCAGAAACAGCTGATCAGGTCTGCGTATAAAGCTTTGAAGGAAGGTGGAGTTCTTGTTTACTCCACTTGCACACTTGATCCTGAGGAGAACGAGGCTGTGATTGACAGCCTGCTGAAAACAACTTCTGCGAGGGTGGAAAAAATAGATCTGCCGGTGAAGAGAACCAGATGCTTCAGGGAGTTTGATGGTGTTGAGTTCGATGATAGCGTAAAGCACTGTCTGAGGATACACCCGCAGGATAATGATACGGAAGGATTTTTTGTTGCGAAAATTGTCAAGGAGGGTTGA
- a CDS encoding dihydroorotate dehydrogenase electron transfer subunit yields MFSLKVDKIIKHSETVSTIFFNSKLRSYPGQFVMLNLFDYEEIPLSLSSPYSVTVKAVGTTTEALVRIRTGELVGIRGPFGKPFTPTNGKALLVAGGIGSAPLYYLHDYLKNLGAEVHVIFGGKTSADLIWKDRFESVELSTEDGSEGYEGTVIDLMRGKDLEGFDKIYICGPEGMLIAAYRILKERNLLSKAEFSLESYMKCGIGVCGTCVLKDGSRVCVEGPVFSGEELEDAFD; encoded by the coding sequence ATGTTCAGCTTGAAGGTTGACAAGATAATAAAGCATTCAGAAACGGTATCAACGATATTCTTCAATTCAAAGCTCAGGTCGTATCCAGGGCAGTTCGTAATGCTGAACCTTTTTGACTATGAAGAGATCCCGCTGAGCCTCTCCTCTCCGTACTCTGTGACTGTTAAGGCTGTTGGAACGACTACTGAAGCTCTTGTGAGGATAAGAACTGGAGAGCTAGTAGGCATAAGAGGGCCTTTTGGGAAGCCATTTACACCAACTAATGGAAAGGCTCTGCTTGTGGCAGGGGGTATAGGCTCGGCACCGCTTTACTACCTCCATGATTACCTTAAAAACCTTGGTGCGGAAGTCCATGTGATATTTGGAGGCAAAACCTCTGCAGATCTGATATGGAAGGATCGATTCGAAAGTGTTGAACTCTCAACCGAAGATGGATCGGAAGGATATGAGGGAACTGTAATCGATCTAATGAGAGGCAAGGATCTTGAAGGGTTCGACAAGATATACATCTGCGGGCCGGAAGGTATGTTGATTGCGGCATATAGGATTCTGAAGGAAAGGAATCTGCTGAGCAAGGCAGAATTTTCCTTGGAAAGTTACATGAAGTGCGGCATTGGGGTTTGTGGAACATGTGTGCTGAAGGATGGATCGAGAGTTTGTGTAGAAGGACCGGTTTTCAGCGGAGAAGAGCTGGAGGATGCTTTTGATTAG
- a CDS encoding dihydroorotate dehydrogenase, whose product MLEVQISSLTLQNPLILASGILGSYSSSLNRLSEHAGALVAKSVGIEEREGYRNPVVVNTPHGLLNAVGLSSPGAEKFALELENYRGDAKLIVSLFASNPDEFVEIARYFDMADAFELNLSCPHVKGLGLTVGNDPELVGDIVRRLKKETSRPIFAKISAFSSYIEVAKSAEEAGVDGVVAINTLKGMAIDIGSKKPILSNVSGGYSGEAVKPVAMKVVWDLYEELDIPIIASGGATSWKDVVEFMLAGASAVQIGSAFFYSYRIFYSLKESLKAYARKEKIRLEEIIGLAHKK is encoded by the coding sequence ATGCTTGAAGTTCAGATCTCATCGCTAACTCTACAAAATCCACTCATTCTGGCGAGTGGAATTCTTGGCAGTTATTCTTCTTCCCTTAACCGGCTATCCGAGCATGCTGGGGCTTTGGTGGCGAAAAGTGTAGGGATTGAGGAAAGAGAGGGTTACAGAAATCCTGTTGTGGTCAACACTCCCCATGGCTTACTCAATGCCGTGGGTTTATCCTCTCCCGGAGCTGAAAAGTTCGCTTTAGAGCTGGAAAATTATCGAGGTGATGCTAAGCTTATAGTCAGCCTCTTCGCATCAAATCCCGACGAATTTGTGGAAATTGCCAGATATTTCGACATGGCGGATGCGTTTGAGCTGAATCTGAGCTGTCCTCATGTTAAAGGTCTCGGCTTAACGGTTGGAAACGATCCAGAACTGGTTGGGGATATCGTAAGGAGACTGAAAAAAGAGACATCGAGGCCGATTTTTGCCAAGATATCTGCTTTCTCCAGCTATATCGAGGTTGCCAAGTCTGCTGAGGAGGCTGGAGTGGATGGTGTTGTTGCTATAAACACCCTTAAGGGAATGGCGATAGATATCGGATCTAAAAAACCCATCCTGTCCAATGTCAGTGGTGGATACAGTGGGGAGGCTGTTAAACCAGTTGCAATGAAGGTTGTGTGGGATCTTTATGAGGAGCTTGACATCCCGATAATCGCATCCGGTGGGGCTACAAGCTGGAAGGATGTTGTGGAGTTCATGCTCGCTGGAGCGAGTGCTGTTCAGATAGGCTCGGCATTCTTCTACAGCTACAGGATATTCTACAGCCTGAAGGAGAGCCTCAAGGCATATGCGAGGAAGGAAAAGATTCGGCTTGAGGAAATTATCGGGCTGGCTCATAAAAAATGA
- a CDS encoding radical SAM protein gives MGYRISRTWFPLSPRSVHVDVTSRCPLECSYCYTTRRNEMSKKEFLRLISIISSMEVEKPLYRKDFFEIAKFAEDCGLVVNLTTNGFLVNEISKNYSKLSMFSQINISLDSISREGYTKIREYDGFENAMKLQNVLIFPPISLDYERRGRTKN, from the coding sequence TTGGGATACAGAATTTCCCGAACTTGGTTTCCTCTCAGCCCTAGAAGTGTTCATGTTGATGTTACATCGAGGTGTCCGCTTGAGTGCAGCTACTGCTACACTACTCGGAGAAACGAGATGAGCAAAAAGGAGTTTCTGAGGCTGATCTCAATAATCTCAAGCATGGAGGTGGAGAAACCGCTGTACAGGAAAGATTTCTTTGAGATTGCGAAGTTTGCTGAAGACTGCGGTCTTGTCGTAAACCTAACAACAAACGGCTTTCTGGTGAATGAGATATCTAAAAACTACAGCAAACTCAGCATGTTCAGCCAGATCAACATATCGCTCGACTCTATAAGCAGAGAGGGATACACGAAGATCAGAGAGTATGATGGGTTTGAGAATGCCATGAAACTACAAAATGTTCTTATATTTCCACCAATCTCTCTCGATTATGAGCGAAGAGGGAGAACTAAAAATTAG